A DNA window from Vigna unguiculata cultivar IT97K-499-35 chromosome 10, ASM411807v1, whole genome shotgun sequence contains the following coding sequences:
- the LOC114166529 gene encoding protein trichome birefringence-like 3, producing MIPSGTMKPLRVKLPLPIIITTICVLLFIAVLYAERLSFPNSTSIFKFKTCSRKHSKSKSNDKKSEEVFANASWTDDRFDFDPEECNVANGKWVFNSSLKPLYSDSSCPYIDRQFSCVKNGRNDSDYLHWEWQPEDCTLPPFNPELALKKLQGKRLLFVGDSLQRNQWESFVCLVQGVIPEKKKSMKRGRVHSVFKAKEYNATIEFYWAPFLVESNSDIHIIGDPKKRIIKVDEITERAKNWTGVDILVFNTYVWWMSGLRVKALWGSFANGEEGYEELDTPVAYKFGLRTWANWVDSTIDPNKTRVFFTTMSPAHTKSADWGHKDGIKCFNETKPVKKKNHWGSGSNKDMMSVVAKVVKRMKVPVNVINITQISEYRIDGHSSVYSEIGGKILTEEERVNARNADCIHWCLPGVPDTWNQIFLAML from the exons ATGATCCCTTCAGGGACAATGAAGCCTCTCAGAGTAAAGCTTCCTCTGCCAATCATTATCACCACAATCTGTGTTCTTCTCTTCATAGCAGTTTTGTATGCTGAGAGACTAAGTTTCCCTAACTCAACCTCcattttcaagttcaaaacatgTTCTAGAAAGCACAGCAAATCAAAGTCTA atgataaaaaaagtgaGGAAGTGTTTGCAAATGCCTCATGGACTGATGATAGGTTCGATTTTGACCCAGAAGAGTGCAATGTTGCAAATGGAAAATGGGTATTTAACAGTTCATTGAAGCCTTTGTACTCAGACTCAAGTTGTCCATACATAGATAGACAATTTTCATGTGTCAAAAATGGAAGGAATGATTCTGATTACCTCCATTGGGAGTGGCAGCCAGAAGATTGCACCTTGCCCCC GTTTAATCCAGAGCTAGCCCTCAAAAAGCTTCAAGGAAAGAGGCTATTATTTGTAGGGGATTCACTACAAAGAAACCAGTGGGAATCTTTTGTATGTTTAGTGCAAGGTGTGATACCTGAGAAGAAAAAGTCAATGAAACGAGGGCGTGTGCATTCTGTCTTCAAAGCCAAG GAATATAATGCTACCATAGAGTTCTATTGGGCACCTTTTTTAGTGGAGTCCAACAGTGACATTCATATCATAGGAGACCCCAAGAAGAGAATAATAAAAGTGGATGAAATCACAGAGCGTGCCAAAAACTGGACAGGAGTGGATATCCTTGTTTTCAATACATATGTATGGTGGATGAGTGGCCTTAGAGTAAAAGCACT ATGGGGTTCATTTGCCAATGGAGAAGAAGGGTATGAAGAACTGGATACACCAGTTGCTTACAAATTTGGTTTGAGGACTTGGGCCAATTGGGTTGACTCAACTATTGATCCAAACAAAACCAGGGTCTTCTTCACAACTATGTCCCCTGCACACACAAA AAGTGCAGACTGGGGCCACAAGGATGGTATCAAATGCTTCAATGAGACAAAGCcagtgaagaagaagaaccaCTGGGGAAGTGGGTCTAACAAAGATATGATGAGTGTGGTGGCCAAAGTGGTGAAGAGAATGAAAGTTCCTGTGAATGTGATCAACATAACACAGATCTCAGAGTACAGAATTGATGGTCATTCTTCTGTTTACAGTGAAATTGGAGGCAAAATTTTGACTGAGGAGGAAAGGGTCAACGCACGAAATGCAGATTGCATTCATTGGTGTTTGCCAGGAGTTCCAGATACTTGGAATCAAATATTTTTGGCAATGTTGTAA